A window of the Barnesiella propionica genome harbors these coding sequences:
- a CDS encoding class I SAM-dependent methyltransferase yields MKKWKCNDFDISFAIDQIEIRKKIKSKLPTWADESELIFPGTLSFEQSSSELTARYKQLFVSKEDTVCDLTGGLGIDSYYFALKARYVTYLERNEDYCSIAEYNFKKLSVDNIQVIHSDCRDYLKNTSGQFDVIYIDPARRGKENKRLYALQDCEPDILDMMFLLRTKGKKIVIKASPMVDITQVLRSLNCPVETHVLSVKNECKELIFFINGMNEGLSKITCADINGINETVLYNFSPETERRLPTLSYSQKIQAYLYEPNSSIMKAGAYKSISIDYNIEKIHPNSHLYTSNAYVKNFPGRQFEVIETADFTGHVCKYLRHKYPKANISTRNFFLSPDELKKKLNIKDGGDIYIFATTRIDNKKILIICKKAQ; encoded by the coding sequence TTGAAAAAATGGAAGTGCAATGACTTTGATATATCATTTGCTATCGATCAAATTGAGATTCGGAAAAAAATAAAATCAAAATTGCCTACTTGGGCGGATGAATCGGAATTAATATTCCCCGGAACATTGAGTTTTGAACAATCATCATCAGAATTAACCGCCAGATATAAACAACTGTTTGTTTCGAAAGAAGATACAGTATGTGACCTTACCGGAGGTCTGGGTATAGATTCATATTATTTCGCCCTTAAAGCCAGATATGTAACATATTTGGAAAGAAATGAGGATTATTGTTCTATTGCAGAGTATAATTTCAAAAAACTATCTGTCGACAATATACAGGTAATTCATAGTGATTGCCGCGATTATCTGAAAAATACATCAGGGCAATTTGATGTTATATATATTGACCCGGCACGTAGAGGCAAGGAAAATAAGCGGCTGTATGCATTACAGGATTGTGAACCCGATATATTGGATATGATGTTTCTTTTACGGACAAAAGGAAAGAAAATAGTAATAAAAGCATCTCCTATGGTTGATATTACTCAGGTGCTTCGTTCTTTAAATTGCCCTGTTGAAACTCACGTATTATCTGTAAAAAATGAATGCAAGGAATTGATATTTTTTATTAATGGAATGAATGAGGGACTTTCGAAGATAACGTGTGCAGATATTAATGGAATAAATGAAACGGTGTTATATAACTTTTCTCCAGAAACAGAAAGGAGACTACCTACTCTATCATATTCTCAAAAAATACAAGCTTATTTGTATGAACCAAACAGTTCCATTATGAAAGCTGGAGCCTATAAATCTATTTCTATAGATTATAATATAGAAAAAATACATCCTAATAGTCATCTGTATACGTCTAATGCGTATGTAAAGAATTTTCCGGGAAGGCAATTCGAGGTTATTGAAACGGCCGATTTTACCGGACATGTATGTAAATATCTAAGACATAAATATCCCAAAGCCAATATATCTACACGAAATTTCTTTTTAAGTCCCGACGAATTGAAAAAAAAATTAAATATTAAAGACGGAGGAGACATTTATATTTTTGCCACCACCAGAATAGATAACAAAAAGATTCTGATTATTTGCAAAAAAGCTCAATAA
- the smpB gene encoding SsrA-binding protein, whose translation MKLPQINIKNKRASFDYEILDTLTAGIVLTGTEIKSIRLGKAGLTDTFCFINNGELWVKNMYISEYFYGTYNNHQARRDRKLLLTKKELQKIERNIKDNGFSIIPTRVFINDKGLAKVIIAVAKGKKMYDKRESIKEREDKRQMDRVMKH comes from the coding sequence ATGAAATTACCTCAAATAAATATAAAAAATAAGCGAGCCTCGTTCGATTACGAAATTTTAGATACTCTTACAGCCGGTATTGTACTGACAGGAACAGAAATAAAGTCAATACGTTTAGGTAAAGCCGGACTGACGGATACATTTTGTTTCATAAATAATGGAGAGCTTTGGGTTAAAAATATGTATATATCAGAATATTTTTACGGTACATATAATAATCATCAGGCCCGGAGAGACAGAAAATTATTACTTACCAAGAAGGAATTACAAAAAATAGAACGAAATATAAAAGATAATGGATTTTCGATAATTCCGACACGTGTTTTTATCAATGATAAAGGGCTTGCTAAAGTTATTATTGCCGTTGCTAAAGGTAAAAAGATGTATGACAAACGAGAATCCATAAAAGAACGGGAGGATAAACGCCAAATGGATCGTGTCATGAAGCACTGA
- the gyrA gene encoding DNA gyrase subunit A, producing the protein MVDQDKIIKINIENEMKSSYIDYSMSVIVARALPDVRDGFKPVHRRVLFGMEKLGNTYDKPTKKSARIVGEVLGKYHPHGDSSVYLAMVRMAQEWSLRYPLVDGQGNFGSIDGDGPAAMRYTEARLSKIAEEMLRDIDKNTVDFVPNFDNTLKEPTVLPTRIPNLLINGASGIAVGMATNMPPHNLTEVIDGTIALIDNREIEISELMHFIKAPDFPTGGYIYGYNGVKDAYETGRGRVVMRAKAEIESDENKDTIIVTEIPYGVNKAEMIKNIAELVEEKRLDGISNINDESDKDGMRIVIDVKRDANANVVLNKLYKLTALQTSFSVNNIALINGRPQILNLKQILEAFVDHRHEVVIRRTQYELEQAQKRAHILEGLIIASDNMDEVIQIIRSSKNPEEARTRLIERFGLSEEQSQAIVEMRLRQLTGLEQNKLHAEFKELMEMIKRYNEILSDENVCMQVVKDELIEIRDKYGDNRKSEIIYASEEFNAEDFYSDDEMIITISHLGYIKRTPLTEFRAQNRGGVGAKGSDTRDEDFIEYIYPASMHNYMLFFTQKGRCFWLKVYEIPEGTKNSKGRAIQNMLNIDSDDKVNAFIRVKQLQEPEYNNSHYLMFCTKNGVIKKTKLEAYSRPRQNGVNAITIREDDQVIQVRLTNGDSQIIMANKHGRAIRFHESTVREMGRNATGVRGMTLDGKDDEVIGMICMKDLDKETIMVVSEQGYGKRSEIEDYRITNRGGKGVKTLNITDKTGNLVAIKNVTDENDLVIINKSGITLRMKVADVRVMGRATQGVKLINLEKRNDEIASVCKVLSESVSEDMQNDEITEVAE; encoded by the coding sequence ATGGTTGATCAAGATAAAATTATAAAAATAAACATTGAAAACGAAATGAAATCATCGTATATCGATTATTCGATGTCGGTGATTGTTGCTCGTGCTTTACCGGATGTAAGAGATGGATTTAAACCGGTGCATCGTCGTGTTTTATTTGGAATGGAAAAGTTGGGTAATACGTATGACAAACCCACAAAGAAATCGGCTAGAATAGTCGGAGAGGTATTAGGTAAATATCACCCTCATGGAGATTCTTCCGTATATTTAGCCATGGTACGTATGGCACAAGAATGGTCTTTACGTTATCCTTTAGTAGATGGCCAGGGTAATTTCGGTTCGATCGACGGCGATGGTCCGGCTGCAATGCGTTACACTGAAGCCCGCCTTTCTAAAATAGCAGAAGAAATGCTGCGCGACATTGACAAGAATACGGTCGATTTTGTTCCCAATTTTGACAATACACTTAAAGAACCTACTGTATTACCCACCCGTATTCCCAATTTATTGATTAACGGGGCATCCGGTATAGCTGTAGGTATGGCAACCAATATGCCACCTCACAATCTGACAGAAGTCATAGACGGTACGATCGCTTTAATTGACAATAGGGAGATAGAAATATCGGAATTGATGCATTTCATTAAAGCGCCGGATTTTCCTACCGGAGGATATATCTATGGCTATAATGGCGTAAAGGATGCTTATGAAACAGGCCGTGGACGTGTGGTAATGCGTGCGAAAGCCGAAATTGAAAGCGATGAAAATAAAGATACTATTATCGTTACAGAAATACCTTATGGAGTCAATAAGGCTGAAATGATAAAAAATATTGCCGAGCTTGTAGAAGAAAAACGCCTGGATGGTATATCCAATATCAATGATGAATCGGATAAAGATGGCATGCGCATTGTTATTGACGTTAAACGGGATGCAAACGCAAACGTTGTACTCAATAAACTATACAAACTGACCGCATTGCAAACTTCGTTCAGTGTGAACAATATAGCACTAATCAATGGACGTCCTCAAATATTAAATTTAAAGCAAATTTTAGAAGCATTTGTCGACCATCGTCATGAAGTTGTCATTAGGCGCACCCAATATGAACTGGAACAGGCACAAAAGAGAGCTCATATACTGGAAGGCCTTATCATTGCCAGTGATAATATGGACGAAGTTATACAAATTATTCGTTCATCAAAGAATCCGGAAGAAGCTCGTACACGTTTGATCGAACGGTTCGGGCTAAGTGAGGAACAGTCTCAGGCTATTGTCGAGATGCGTTTGCGTCAATTAACTGGACTGGAACAAAATAAATTACATGCAGAATTTAAAGAACTCATGGAGATGATTAAACGTTATAATGAAATCCTTTCCGATGAAAATGTTTGCATGCAAGTAGTAAAAGACGAATTAATAGAAATACGGGATAAATACGGAGACAACCGTAAGAGCGAAATTATATATGCTTCGGAAGAATTCAATGCAGAAGATTTCTATTCAGATGATGAAATGATTATTACAATATCACATCTGGGATATATTAAAAGAACTCCGCTTACTGAATTCAGGGCTCAGAACAGAGGTGGCGTAGGAGCAAAAGGTAGTGATACCAGAGACGAGGATTTTATTGAATATATATATCCTGCTTCTATGCATAATTACATGTTGTTCTTTACCCAAAAAGGACGTTGCTTCTGGCTAAAAGTTTATGAGATACCTGAAGGAACTAAGAATTCGAAAGGTCGTGCTATACAAAACATGTTGAATATAGACTCCGATGATAAAGTAAATGCGTTCATACGTGTAAAACAGTTACAAGAACCTGAGTATAATAATTCCCATTATCTTATGTTCTGTACCAAAAACGGCGTGATCAAGAAAACTAAGCTGGAAGCTTATTCGCGTCCGAGGCAGAATGGAGTGAATGCAATTACAATTCGGGAAGATGATCAGGTTATTCAGGTACGTCTCACTAATGGAGACAGCCAGATTATTATGGCTAACAAACACGGACGTGCAATTCGTTTCCACGAAAGCACCGTAAGAGAAATGGGCCGTAATGCAACAGGTGTAAGAGGAATGACACTGGATGGCAAAGACGATGAAGTCATAGGAATGATTTGCATGAAAGATCTTGATAAAGAAACTATTATGGTCGTTTCAGAACAAGGATATGGAAAGCGTTCCGAGATAGAAGACTATCGAATAACCAATCGTGGCGGTAAAGGTGTAAAAACCTTGAATATCACCGATAAAACAGGTAATCTGGTCGCCATAAAAAATGTTACGGATGAAAATGACCTGGTAATTATTAACAAATCAGGCATAACTCTTCGTATGAAAGTCGCAGATGTAAGAGTTATGGGACGCGCCACTCAAGGGGTGAAACTTATCAATCTTGAAAAAAGAAATGATGAAATAGCATCGGTGTGTAAAGTTTTGTCGGAAAGTGTAAGTGAAGATATGCAAAACGACGAAATAACGGAAGTAGCAGAATAA
- a CDS encoding TonB-dependent receptor plug domain-containing protein, with protein MQKRFIILLFIFSVNIFNITSKAGVRDTLQIDEVTVTATKYKEDKNNTPLTISVIDRKVIDESSESALLPILSQRVPGLFVTQRGITGFGISTGSAGMVNIRGVGQGNKVLTLFDGQPQWAGVFGHALPDTYVSGEVERVEVVRGPASLLYGSNAMGGVINIITRNQDKEGVSAEANMMAGSYGTQKYMINSGIKQGKFKAFITVNHDRTDGHRKNSRFHLTNEFFNLQYEINKFLKTSAYVALTQSKGYNPGADFNPLIDNWADMKRGTASFSMENTGATASGALRAFYNWGHHKINDGYAANGGRPQSYLFYSDDHNAGILLYQNFNLWTGNDLTAGIDYKNWGGKAWNDSINGNKATLVNKSIDEIAGYVIMQQKLWDKLYLNAGVRYEYNDQFGGEWIPQAGIIYHPVEGNTLKASFSKGYRSPNLRELYMFKPANPDLNPEYMYNYEISAGQFFLDRKLYTALTLFWIDGKNMIETVREDGRPQNRNTGSFVNKGYEIEAAYNISSMWNVDMNYSYLHSNKILQAAPKHKLFAAVIFNLRGFSATVNVQSIFDMYTVGENPREVDFTLLNARLAYQWKLKHNIRMTVFAKGENLTGHIYSINEGFPMPGAIFMGGVNFKI; from the coding sequence ATGCAAAAAAGGTTTATTATTTTATTATTTATCTTTTCGGTAAATATATTTAACATCACAAGTAAAGCAGGAGTAAGGGATACGCTACAAATTGATGAAGTAACAGTTACAGCAACAAAATATAAGGAAGATAAAAATAATACTCCTCTAACCATCTCGGTTATTGACCGTAAAGTGATTGATGAGAGCAGCGAATCGGCATTATTACCTATTTTATCCCAACGAGTACCCGGATTGTTTGTTACCCAGCGGGGAATAACAGGATTCGGAATATCTACCGGATCTGCAGGTATGGTAAATATACGTGGAGTAGGTCAGGGAAATAAAGTTCTTACTCTTTTTGACGGGCAACCTCAATGGGCCGGAGTTTTCGGGCATGCATTACCCGATACATATGTTTCTGGCGAAGTAGAACGAGTTGAAGTAGTAAGAGGCCCGGCTTCTTTATTATATGGTTCGAATGCTATGGGAGGGGTCATCAATATAATAACACGTAATCAGGATAAGGAAGGTGTATCTGCCGAAGCTAATATGATGGCCGGATCTTATGGCACACAAAAATATATGATAAATTCCGGAATAAAACAAGGAAAGTTTAAAGCCTTTATAACCGTTAATCATGACAGGACAGACGGCCACAGAAAAAACTCCCGGTTTCATCTCACGAATGAGTTCTTCAACCTTCAATATGAAATTAATAAATTCTTGAAAACGTCGGCTTATGTTGCATTAACACAATCCAAAGGGTATAATCCCGGAGCAGATTTTAATCCGCTTATCGATAACTGGGCTGATATGAAAAGGGGGACGGCGTCTTTTTCCATGGAGAATACAGGAGCGACAGCAAGCGGTGCGTTAAGAGCCTTTTACAACTGGGGGCATCATAAGATAAATGACGGATATGCCGCCAATGGAGGTAGACCTCAGAGTTACCTGTTTTATTCCGATGATCATAATGCCGGAATATTATTGTATCAGAATTTCAACCTCTGGACCGGAAATGATTTGACAGCAGGAATAGATTACAAAAACTGGGGAGGAAAAGCGTGGAATGACAGCATAAATGGGAATAAGGCTACGTTAGTAAATAAATCGATTGACGAAATTGCCGGATATGTTATTATGCAACAGAAACTATGGGACAAATTATATTTGAATGCAGGTGTCAGATATGAATATAACGATCAGTTTGGAGGAGAATGGATACCACAGGCCGGTATCATATACCACCCTGTAGAAGGAAATACATTAAAAGCATCGTTTTCCAAAGGCTACCGAAGCCCTAATTTGCGCGAGCTCTATATGTTTAAACCTGCTAATCCTGACTTAAATCCTGAATACATGTATAATTATGAAATTTCAGCCGGTCAATTTTTTTTAGATAGAAAACTGTACACAGCTCTTACATTATTCTGGATTGACGGCAAAAATATGATTGAAACAGTAAGAGAGGATGGCAGGCCTCAAAATAGAAATACAGGTTCTTTCGTGAATAAAGGATACGAAATAGAGGCTGCTTATAATATTTCTTCTATGTGGAATGTAGATATGAATTACAGTTATTTGCATTCTAATAAAATATTACAAGCTGCTCCTAAACATAAGTTATTTGCTGCGGTGATTTTCAACTTGAGAGGATTTAGTGCGACTGTGAATGTGCAATCTATTTTCGATATGTATACGGTTGGAGAAAATCCAAGAGAGGTTGATTTTACGTTACTGAATGCTAGATTGGCCTATCAATGGAAGTTAAAGCATAATATTAGAATGACCGTATTTGCCAAAGGAGAAAATCTGACAGGACATATTTATAGTATAAACGAAGGATTTCCCATGCCTGGTGCCATATTTATGGGAGGAGTCAACTTTAAGATATAA
- a CDS encoding ABC transporter permease, producing the protein MNWELYIAKRIHFSKEDKKKVSPPAIRIAIAGVAIGLAVMILAVAIVIGFKKEIRSKVIGFSSHIQITAFDNNLSYETSPVQYNDSLKDVLYTYNEIEYVEPYATKPGILKTDTDFFGIALKGINKDYDLTFFRNNLISGKIPNIGQDSVISKEILVSKIIADKMGLAVGDEILCYFIQDNVRARKMVVSGIYQTNFTEYDKLFILGDVRQIQQLNQWTEDQFSGIEIRIKDFSKLDDIAYDLYSDLIIKPDDYGEHYYVKSVKAMNPQLFSWLDLLDMNVWIILILMSLVAGFTMISGLLIIILERTNMIGILKALGADNFSIRKIFLYVSVFLIGKGLIWGNIIGLTLCFIQSYFKIVKLDPEAYYIPAVPIELNVLYILLLNIACIFISLLMLVGPSYLVSLIRPAKSIKYE; encoded by the coding sequence ATGAATTGGGAATTATACATAGCCAAACGCATACATTTCAGCAAAGAAGATAAGAAAAAAGTGTCTCCTCCGGCTATTCGCATAGCTATAGCCGGAGTAGCGATAGGTCTTGCCGTTATGATTCTCGCTGTAGCGATAGTTATAGGTTTTAAAAAAGAAATAAGGAGTAAGGTCATAGGTTTTTCATCCCATATACAAATTACAGCTTTTGATAATAATTTGTCATATGAGACAAGTCCGGTACAATATAATGATAGTTTAAAAGATGTTCTTTATACATATAATGAAATAGAATATGTAGAACCTTATGCTACAAAGCCAGGTATACTTAAAACAGATACGGATTTCTTCGGCATAGCTTTGAAAGGAATAAACAAGGATTACGACTTGACTTTTTTTCGTAATAACCTGATATCTGGTAAAATACCGAATATAGGTCAGGATTCTGTTATTTCAAAAGAAATTCTTGTTTCTAAAATAATAGCCGATAAAATGGGGCTTGCAGTCGGAGATGAAATATTATGTTATTTCATTCAGGATAATGTAAGAGCCCGTAAAATGGTTGTTTCCGGGATATATCAGACTAATTTTACAGAATACGACAAATTATTTATTCTGGGAGACGTACGGCAAATACAACAACTCAATCAATGGACAGAAGACCAGTTCAGTGGTATCGAAATAAGGATAAAAGATTTTTCTAAACTGGATGATATCGCTTATGATTTGTATTCCGATCTTATTATAAAGCCTGATGATTACGGAGAACATTATTATGTAAAATCGGTAAAAGCAATGAATCCTCAATTATTCAGTTGGTTAGATCTGTTGGATATGAATGTATGGATAATACTTATACTCATGTCATTGGTAGCAGGTTTCACAATGATTTCCGGTTTACTTATTATCATTCTGGAACGTACCAATATGATAGGAATATTAAAAGCCTTGGGTGCTGATAATTTTTCCATCCGCAAAATATTTCTTTATGTCTCTGTATTCTTAATAGGGAAAGGATTAATATGGGGAAATATAATAGGCCTCACTCTCTGTTTTATACAATCTTACTTTAAAATCGTAAAACTAGATCCTGAAGCCTATTATATACCTGCAGTACCGATCGAACTAAATGTTTTATATATTTTGTTGCTGAATATTGCCTGTATATTTATTTCTTTGTTGATGCTTGTTGGGCCTTCGTATTTGGTATCTCTGATAAGACCTGCCAAATCAATTAAATACGAGTAA
- a CDS encoding pyridoxal phosphate-dependent aminotransferase, with protein MPIISKRGIIMPASPIRKLVPLANKAKEKGTRVYHLNIGQPDLPTPEKGLEAIRNIDRKVLEYSPSEGISSLRKKLVEYYKKFSIHVTEDDIIITTGGSEAVLFSFMACLDPGDEIIVPEPAYANYMAFAISAGAVIKTLPSSIEEGFALPSIEKFEALITSRTKGILICNPNNPTGYLYTQKEMNQIRDLVKRYDLFLFSDEVYREFCYTGAPYISAFHLEGIEEQVVLIDSVSKRYSECGIRIGALITKHKELKKNVMKFCQARLSPPLIGQLIAEASIDAPDKYMLDTYNEYVERRKFLIDGLNRIPGCYSPIPMGAFYTVARLPVDDADKFCEWCLSEFEYEGQTIFMAPASGFYTTPGLGKDEVRLAYVLKKEDLANALIVLRKALESYPGRTI; from the coding sequence ATGCCAATAATATCAAAACGCGGAATAATAATGCCCGCCTCCCCTATCCGGAAATTAGTGCCATTGGCAAATAAAGCCAAAGAAAAGGGGACCAGGGTTTATCATCTAAATATAGGACAACCAGATCTGCCCACCCCCGAAAAAGGCCTGGAGGCAATTCGTAATATTGACAGGAAAGTTCTTGAATATAGTCCCAGTGAAGGTATATCCAGCCTTAGAAAAAAACTGGTTGAGTATTATAAAAAATTCAGTATTCATGTTACTGAAGATGATATAATCATCACCACAGGAGGATCGGAAGCTGTATTATTCTCTTTCATGGCCTGTTTGGATCCAGGAGATGAAATAATTGTTCCCGAACCAGCATACGCCAATTATATGGCTTTTGCCATATCTGCCGGAGCCGTGATTAAAACATTGCCGTCTTCCATAGAAGAAGGCTTTGCTCTTCCCTCGATCGAAAAATTCGAAGCTTTAATTACATCCCGTACAAAAGGAATACTTATTTGTAACCCTAATAATCCCACAGGCTATCTGTATACTCAAAAAGAGATGAATCAGATACGAGATTTAGTTAAGAGATATGATTTGTTCCTTTTTTCCGACGAAGTTTACAGAGAATTCTGTTATACAGGAGCCCCTTACATTTCGGCTTTTCATCTCGAAGGAATCGAAGAACAAGTGGTATTGATCGATTCTGTTTCAAAACGGTATAGCGAGTGCGGGATACGTATAGGGGCTCTCATTACTAAGCATAAAGAGCTGAAAAAAAATGTAATGAAATTTTGCCAAGCTCGTTTAAGCCCACCTCTCATAGGGCAACTTATTGCCGAAGCATCTATTGATGCTCCGGATAAATATATGCTCGACACATATAACGAATACGTCGAAAGAAGAAAATTCCTTATTGATGGTTTGAATCGCATTCCAGGTTGTTATTCACCTATACCCATGGGGGCTTTTTACACTGTAGCAAGGCTTCCTGTAGATGATGCCGACAAATTCTGCGAATGGTGTTTGTCAGAATTCGAATACGAAGGTCAGACTATCTTCATGGCACCTGCATCCGGTTTTTACACTACTCCGGGCTTAGGTAAAGATGAAGTTCGCTTGGCTTATGTACTTAAAAAAGAAGATCTGGCGAACGCATTGATTGTTCTGAGAAAAGCATTGGAAAGCTACCCGGGCCGAACTATATGA
- a CDS encoding tetratricopeptide repeat protein codes for MRKTLLSAVLLLSCVCMYGQKKSVNAAFSQAKMDTPDFTEARRLINEALVNEETKDDAKTWYVAGFIENKFFELEMNKKIIGKEANEAEMYQALEKSTDLFNKALALDTLPNEKGKVKPRYLKDIRNNFKNNLDNYANAGIYYFNGKDFKKAYDIWTDYVNITKMPIMDKQEMPADSIVGQIRYNAAIAALQSGDHQLAIKALSDARNGGYNENDVYKFLVYEYEQTKDTVNLINTLKEGDQRFKNEMVEVTDEQGNVSMQKENTYILKLINLYIYRSQFDDAIKALDVVIAENPTNADYWNVKGSLYEAQKNMDQAVECFLKAIEISPNMPEALGNLGRIYFNQAIQRNNEISELSDNAQYTKAKDEEVLPLFKKALPYYEKAHSLKPNEDEYMVALRGIYYNLGDAENLKKIEAQMGY; via the coding sequence ATGAGAAAAACATTATTATCAGCCGTATTATTACTCTCATGTGTATGTATGTACGGACAAAAAAAATCTGTAAATGCCGCTTTCTCTCAGGCAAAAATGGATACCCCGGACTTTACCGAGGCCAGAAGATTAATCAACGAAGCTCTTGTTAACGAAGAAACCAAAGACGATGCAAAAACGTGGTATGTAGCCGGTTTCATCGAAAACAAATTTTTCGAACTTGAGATGAATAAAAAAATAATAGGGAAGGAGGCTAATGAAGCAGAAATGTATCAGGCACTTGAAAAAAGTACGGATCTTTTTAATAAAGCATTAGCTTTGGACACATTGCCTAATGAAAAAGGTAAAGTGAAACCCCGTTATCTGAAAGATATTCGTAATAATTTCAAAAATAACCTGGATAATTATGCGAATGCCGGTATCTATTATTTCAATGGAAAAGATTTCAAGAAAGCCTATGATATATGGACTGATTATGTGAATATCACAAAAATGCCTATCATGGACAAGCAAGAAATGCCGGCAGATTCTATAGTAGGACAAATACGATATAACGCAGCTATTGCTGCTCTCCAGTCCGGAGATCATCAATTAGCGATAAAAGCCCTCAGCGACGCCCGTAACGGTGGTTATAATGAAAATGACGTATATAAGTTCCTCGTGTATGAATACGAACAAACAAAAGATACGGTAAACTTAATCAACACATTGAAAGAAGGCGACCAACGTTTCAAAAATGAAATGGTAGAAGTTACAGACGAACAAGGTAATGTTTCCATGCAAAAAGAGAATACATATATATTGAAGCTTATAAACCTATATATTTACCGTTCTCAGTTTGACGATGCTATAAAAGCTCTTGATGTTGTGATAGCAGAAAATCCTACAAATGCAGACTATTGGAATGTAAAAGGTAGTTTATATGAAGCTCAGAAGAATATGGATCAGGCTGTAGAATGTTTTCTAAAAGCTATCGAAATCAGTCCTAATATGCCTGAAGCTTTAGGTAACTTAGGCCGTATATACTTTAATCAGGCGATACAGCGTAATAATGAAATCAGCGAATTATCTGATAATGCACAATATACAAAAGCAAAAGATGAAGAAGTTCTTCCATTATTCAAAAAAGCATTACCTTATTATGAAAAAGCTCACAGTTTGAAGCCTAACGAAGATGAATATATGGTGGCACTACGTGGTATCTATTATAATCTCGGAGATGCAGAAAACCTTAAAAAGATAGAAGCCCAAATGGGATATTAA